From a single Rutidosis leptorrhynchoides isolate AG116_Rl617_1_P2 chromosome 5, CSIRO_AGI_Rlap_v1, whole genome shotgun sequence genomic region:
- the LOC139846791 gene encoding probable UDP-arabinopyranose mutase 2, with product MSSSVTPTPLLKDELDIVIPTIRNLDFLEMWRPFFQQYHLIIVQDGDPSKVIKVPEGFDYELYNRNDINRILGPKSSCISFKDSACRCFGYMVSKKKYIYTIDDDCFVAKDPSGNDINALEQHIKNLLSPSTPLFFNTLYDPYREGADFVRGYPFSLREGVSTAVSHGLWLNIPDYDAPTQLVKPRERNTRYVDAVMTIPKGTLFPMCGMNLAFDRELIGPAMYFGLMGDGQPIGRYDDMWAGWCIKVICDHLGLGVKTGLPYIWHSKASNPFVNLKKEYKGIYWQEELIPFFQSATLPKECTTVQSCYKELSKQVKAKLGTVDDYFIKLADAMVTWIDAWDELNPPAEAVLLNGK from the exons ATGTCTTCTTCAGTGACCCCAACACCATTATTGAAAGATGAACTTGATATCGTCATACCCACAATCCGAAACCTTGATTTCCTCGAAATGTGGAGACCATTCTTCCAACAATATCATTTAATAATCGTACAAGATGGTGATCCTTCAAAGGTCATTAAAGTTCCTGAAGGTTTTGATTATGAACTTTACAACCGTAATGACATTAACAGGATTCTGGGTCCTAAATCTTCTTGTATTTCTTTCAAAGATTCTGCTTGTCGGTGCTTTGGTTATATGGTTTCCAAGAAAAAGTATATCTATACTATTGATGATGACTGCTTT GTTGCTAAAGATCCTTCTGGAAACGATATAAACGCACTTGAGCAACACATCAAGAACTTGTTGTCCCCATCGACTCCACTTTTTTTCAACACCCTGTATGACCCGTATAGGGAAGGTGCTGATTTCGTTCGTGGATACCCATTCAGTCTCCGTGAAGGTGTTTCTACTGCCGTTTCTCACGGTTTGTGGCTTAACATCCCTGATTACGATGCCCCAACTCAACTTGTCAAACCTCGCGAAAGGAATACTAG GTATGTGGATGCAGTTATGACCATACCAAAGGGAACCTTGTTCCCCATGTGTGGAATGAACCTTGCTTTTGACCGTGAGTTGATTGGTCCAGCAATGTACTTTGGTCTCATGGGTGATGGTCAGCCAATCGGACGTTATGACGACATGTGGGCTGGATGGTGCATCAAG GTGATCTGTGATCATCTGGGTTTAGGTGTCAAAACGGGTTTGCCATACATTTGGCACAGCAAGGCTAGCAACCCGTTCGTTAACCTGAAAAAGGAATACAAGGGTATTTACTGGCAGGAGGAGTTGATCCCGTTCTTTCAGTCTGCGACCCTACCAAAAGAATGCACCACGGTTCAAAGTTGTTACAAGGAGCTCTCGAAACAGGTCAAGGCTAAGCTAGGAACCGTTGATGACTACTTTATTAAGCTAGCCGATGCTATGGTTACTTGGATTGACGCATGGGACGAGCTCAACCCGCCTGCTGAGGCTGTGCTTCTCAATGGGAAATAG